In one window of Chloroflexota bacterium DNA:
- a CDS encoding Rieske 2Fe-2S domain-containing protein: protein MLSKEENELLTRTGAGTPMGDLFRRYWIPALLSEEIPEPDCPPVQVRLMGEELVAFRDSEGRVGLLDEHCHHRGTSLFYGRNEECGLRCVYHGWKYDVDGNVVDTPAEPAGSRFKEKLHHTAYPTREAAGVVFAYMGPPDRMPLFPAYEFTTAPAGSTQATKTLQECNYLQGVEGECDTTHLQYLHWQFEATGHMRDYYRNPMREYVTEETDFGMRLVALRDAGPGRTYVRVSSIVMPMLCWIPAGGTGSVHMYVPAGDDEHSWRFNLDLNVGERNRLMQEQFWTADYHKVRNKANHYLQDRELQRTVNFTGMGSNFVIHDSCATETMGPIYDRSREHLGASDRAVIAVRNYLLRTVRACANGAEPPNLIADAGHDQHGHIDTFSRVIDGTDWRAAFPHLTLTRDAAVAGAGLARAPR from the coding sequence ATGCTGTCCAAAGAAGAGAACGAGCTGCTCACCCGCACCGGCGCGGGCACACCCATGGGCGACCTGTTTCGTCGGTACTGGATTCCCGCGCTGCTCTCCGAAGAGATCCCGGAGCCAGATTGTCCGCCGGTGCAGGTCCGCCTCATGGGCGAAGAGCTGGTCGCCTTTCGCGATTCCGAGGGGCGCGTCGGCCTCCTCGACGAGCACTGCCACCACCGAGGCACGTCGCTGTTTTACGGGCGCAACGAGGAGTGCGGGCTGCGCTGCGTGTACCACGGCTGGAAGTATGACGTGGACGGCAACGTCGTGGACACGCCGGCCGAGCCAGCGGGCAGCCGCTTCAAGGAGAAGCTCCACCATACGGCGTATCCGACGCGAGAGGCTGCGGGGGTGGTGTTCGCGTACATGGGGCCGCCCGATCGGATGCCGCTCTTTCCCGCGTATGAGTTCACGACCGCGCCGGCGGGCAGCACCCAGGCGACGAAGACCTTACAGGAGTGCAACTACCTGCAGGGCGTCGAGGGCGAGTGTGACACCACGCACCTGCAATATCTCCACTGGCAATTCGAGGCCACCGGCCACATGCGCGATTACTACCGCAACCCCATGCGCGAGTATGTGACCGAAGAGACCGACTTCGGCATGCGCCTGGTCGCGCTTCGGGACGCCGGGCCGGGCCGAACGTACGTGCGCGTATCCAGCATCGTGATGCCCATGCTGTGTTGGATCCCGGCCGGCGGCACCGGCAGCGTCCACATGTACGTGCCTGCCGGGGACGACGAGCACTCGTGGCGCTTCAATCTGGACCTGAACGTCGGTGAGCGCAACCGGTTGATGCAGGAGCAGTTCTGGACGGCCGACTACCACAAGGTGCGGAACAAGGCGAATCACTACCTTCAGGACCGCGAGCTTCAGCGCACGGTGAACTTCACCGGGATGGGGTCCAACTTCGTGATCCACGACTCGTGCGCCACCGAGACCATGGGTCCGATCTACGACCGTAGCCGGGAGCATCTGGGGGCGAGCGACAGGGCCGTGATCGCGGTCCGCAACTATCTGCTCCGCACGGTGCGCGCGTGCGCCAATGGGGCCGAGCCGCCCAACCTCATCGCCGACGCGGGCCACGACCAACATGGCCACATCGACACGTTCTCGCGCGTCATCGACGGCACCGATTGGCGGGCCGCGTTCCCGCACCTCACCCTGACGCGCGATGCCGCCGTGGCGGGTGCTGGATTGGCCCGCGCGCCTCGGTAG